One window of the Salvelinus fontinalis isolate EN_2023a chromosome 2, ASM2944872v1, whole genome shotgun sequence genome contains the following:
- the LOC129827177 gene encoding DNA-directed RNA polymerases I, II, and III subunit RPABC2 yields the protein MSDNEGDFDDGDFDDAEEDEGLDDLENVEDEDQENVKILPAGEGSQANQKRITTQYMTKYERARVLGTRALQIAMCAPVMVELEGETDPLQIAMKELKCRKIPIIIRRYLPDGSYEDWGCDELIITD from the exons ATGTCCGACAACGAAGGAGA TTTTGATGATGGAGACTTTGATGACGCTGAAGAGGATGAGGGATTGGATGACCTGGAAAACGTTGAAGAT GAGGACCAAGAGAATGTGAAGATCCTGCCTGCGGGGGAGGGGTCGCAGGCCAACCAGAAGAGGATCACAACCCAATACATGACCAAATATGAAAGGGCCAGGGTGCTGGGGACACGCGCCCTCCAAATAGC GATGTGTGCCCCAGTCATGgtggagctggagggagagacagaccctCTGCAAATTGCCATGAAAGAGCTAAA GTGCAGGAAGATCCCCATCATCATCCGCCGGTACCTTCCTGATGGCAGTTATGAAGATTGGGGCTGCGACGAGCTCATCATTACAGACTGA
- the LOC129827125 gene encoding ADP-ribosylation factor-binding protein GGA1-like isoform X1, which yields MRQCQLPLRSSSSHHCWRGEKVSSQICSSRDTFIVKRISVVMAAPPDTESLESRINKATNPLNRDADWDSTQALCDQLNNDLEGPQLATRLLAHKIQSPQEWESMQALVVLETCMKSCGERFHSEVGKFRFLNELIKVVSPKYLGTRAPEPVKKKVLELIYSWTLGLPDEAKIADAYQMLKKQGIVKQDPILPADKLLLLPPPRPKNAIFEDEEKSKTLTRLLNSTHPEDLKAANKLIQEMVQEDQKQAEKLSKRVNAIQDVNESVSLLTQLLEDYDRTTNPQSNAELIQDLYQRCEKIRPTLFRLASDTEDNDEALAEILQANDSLTRVINLYRQQVKGEVVNGNNSANTQRLTGCSTALLDLSGLDTSPPSYPEFPTPTDSLNAPSQEMGISLLDDELMSLGLSEGTHTSNPASQPEDSTAWDSFQSSDSVDITDIPAAPRVLLSPDPLPYTQPLSTGATSGSSALDELDLLGKTLLQQSLPPEGLQVKWDKQPFKPTLRDLQNKSGTNPSPIPAFSPEHPVALLGDRLLDTSPVHTVIPPIEITLTDVFVPLESIKPSSLLPVTVFDSHSLRVLFHFARDSPPSLADVLVVIISMLSSAPVPVSNILFRASVPDTMRVKLQPPSGTELPAFNPILPPAAITQIMLLANPHKEKVQLQYKLTFALGEEDHDERGVVAQFPPSDTWQSLTD from the exons ATGCGCCAGTGCCAGCTGCCATTGCGTTCATCGTCTTCCCATCACTGTTGGAGAGGTGAGAAGGTGAGCTCTCAAATTTGTTCCTCGCGAGACACGTTCATTGTAAAGAGAATTTCCGTAGTGATGGCGGCGCCGCCTGACACCGAGAGTTTGGAGTCACGTATCA ACAAGGCCACAAACCCACTAAACAGAGACGCAGATTGGGACAGCACCCAGGCCTTATGTGACCAGCTCAACAATGATTTGGAGGG ACCCCAGCTGGCCACCAGGCTACTGGCTCACAAGATCCAATCACCTCAGGAGTGGGAGTCCATGCAGGCACTCGTG GTGCTGGAGACGTGCATGAAGAGCTGTGGGGAAAGGTTCCACAGTGAGGTGGGCAAGTTTCGCTTCCTCAACGAGCTCATCAAAGTGGTCTCTCCAAAG tACCTAGGCACCCGGGCTCCAGAGCCAGTGAAGAAGAAGGTGTTGGAGCTCATCTATAGTTGGACACTGGGGCTGCCTGACGAGGCAAAGATCGCTGATGCCTACCAGATGCTTAAAAAACAGG GCATTGTCAAACAGGACCCAATTCTTCCAGCTGACAAACTCCTCCTGCTTCCACCTCCCAGACCAAAAAATGCCATATTTGAGGATGAGGAGaagtcaaag ACACTGACTCGCCTGTTGAACAGCACTCACCCTGAGGACCTGAAAGCAGCCAACAAACTGATCCAGGAAATGGTGCAGGAG gatCAGAAGCAGGCGGAGAAGTTGTCCAAGCGTGTGAACGCTATCCAGGATGTGAACGAGAGTGTCAGCCTACTGACTCAGCTGCTGGAGGACTATGACAGGACCACCAACCCACAGAGCAATGCAGAGCTCATCCAG GACTTGTACCAGCGCTGTGAGAAGATAAGACCCACATTGTTCAGACTGGCCAGTGATACAGAGGACAATGATGAGGCCCTGG CGGAGATCCTCCAGGCCAACGACAGCCTGACTCGGGTCATCAACCTGTACAGGCAGCaggtgaagggagaggtggtgaaTGGGAACAACTCAGCTAATACACAAAGGCTCACAG GATGTAGTACGGCGCTACTTGATCTATCGGGATTGGACACTTCACCTCCTTCCTACCCAGAATTCCCCACTCCAACAGACAGTCTAAATGCTCCCTCCCAGGAGATGGGCATCAGTCTCCTTGACGATGAGCTAATGTCACTGG GTTTGAGTGAGGGGACCCACACCTCCAACCCGGCCTCCCAGCCTGAGGACTCTACCGCCTGGGACTCTTTCCAG TCTTCCGATAGTGTGGATATTACTGATATCCCAGCAGCGCCTCGTGTACTACTGAGTCCAGATCCGCTCCCCTACACCCAGCCTCTTTCTACTGGAGCCACGTCTGGAAGCTCAGCCTTAGATGAGTTGGATCTGCTGGGGAAGACGCTGTTGCAGCAGTCCCTACCTCCAGAGGGCCTGCAGGTCAAATG GGACAAGCAACCGTTCAAACCTACTCTACGAGATCTCCAGAACAAATCTGGAACTAATCCAAGTCCTATCCCGGCCTTCTCCCCTGAGCACCCGGTGGCTCTCCTAGGTGATAGGTTGTTGGACACCTCTCCGGTTCACACAGTCATTCCCCCTATAGAAATTACCCTGACAGATGTTTTTGTGCCGCTTGAGTCCATTAAGCCCA GCAGCCTGTTGCCTGTGACGGTGTTTGATAGCCACAGTTTGCGGGTGCTCTTCCACTTTGCACGTGACTCTCCGCCCTCTCTTGCTGATGTGCTGGTGGTGATCATCTCCATGCTCTCCTCCGCCCCGGTTCCAGTCAGCAACATCCTCTTCCGGGCCTCTGTCCCTGAC ACAATGAGAGTGAAGCTACAGCCCCCATCAGGAACAGAGCTTCCAGCCTTCAACCCAATCCTCCCACCCGCTGCCATCACACAGATCATGCTGCTGGCCAACCCTCACAAG GAGAAGGTGCAGTTGCAATACAAGCTAACCTTCGCGCTAGGAGAGGAAGACCATGATGAAAGAGGAGTTGTAGCACAGTTTCCACCTTCAGACACATGGCAATCTTTAACAGATTGA
- the LOC129827125 gene encoding ADP-ribosylation factor-binding protein GGA1-like isoform X2 yields MQALVVLETCMKSCGERFHSEVGKFRFLNELIKVVSPKYLGTRAPEPVKKKVLELIYSWTLGLPDEAKIADAYQMLKKQGIVKQDPILPADKLLLLPPPRPKNAIFEDEEKSKTLTRLLNSTHPEDLKAANKLIQEMVQEDQKQAEKLSKRVNAIQDVNESVSLLTQLLEDYDRTTNPQSNAELIQDLYQRCEKIRPTLFRLASDTEDNDEALAEILQANDSLTRVINLYRQQVKGEVVNGNNSANTQRLTGCSTALLDLSGLDTSPPSYPEFPTPTDSLNAPSQEMGISLLDDELMSLGLSEGTHTSNPASQPEDSTAWDSFQSSDSVDITDIPAAPRVLLSPDPLPYTQPLSTGATSGSSALDELDLLGKTLLQQSLPPEGLQVKWDKQPFKPTLRDLQNKSGTNPSPIPAFSPEHPVALLGDRLLDTSPVHTVIPPIEITLTDVFVPLESIKPSSLLPVTVFDSHSLRVLFHFARDSPPSLADVLVVIISMLSSAPVPVSNILFRASVPDTMRVKLQPPSGTELPAFNPILPPAAITQIMLLANPHKEKVQLQYKLTFALGEEDHDERGVVAQFPPSDTWQSLTD; encoded by the exons ATGCAGGCACTCGTG GTGCTGGAGACGTGCATGAAGAGCTGTGGGGAAAGGTTCCACAGTGAGGTGGGCAAGTTTCGCTTCCTCAACGAGCTCATCAAAGTGGTCTCTCCAAAG tACCTAGGCACCCGGGCTCCAGAGCCAGTGAAGAAGAAGGTGTTGGAGCTCATCTATAGTTGGACACTGGGGCTGCCTGACGAGGCAAAGATCGCTGATGCCTACCAGATGCTTAAAAAACAGG GCATTGTCAAACAGGACCCAATTCTTCCAGCTGACAAACTCCTCCTGCTTCCACCTCCCAGACCAAAAAATGCCATATTTGAGGATGAGGAGaagtcaaag ACACTGACTCGCCTGTTGAACAGCACTCACCCTGAGGACCTGAAAGCAGCCAACAAACTGATCCAGGAAATGGTGCAGGAG gatCAGAAGCAGGCGGAGAAGTTGTCCAAGCGTGTGAACGCTATCCAGGATGTGAACGAGAGTGTCAGCCTACTGACTCAGCTGCTGGAGGACTATGACAGGACCACCAACCCACAGAGCAATGCAGAGCTCATCCAG GACTTGTACCAGCGCTGTGAGAAGATAAGACCCACATTGTTCAGACTGGCCAGTGATACAGAGGACAATGATGAGGCCCTGG CGGAGATCCTCCAGGCCAACGACAGCCTGACTCGGGTCATCAACCTGTACAGGCAGCaggtgaagggagaggtggtgaaTGGGAACAACTCAGCTAATACACAAAGGCTCACAG GATGTAGTACGGCGCTACTTGATCTATCGGGATTGGACACTTCACCTCCTTCCTACCCAGAATTCCCCACTCCAACAGACAGTCTAAATGCTCCCTCCCAGGAGATGGGCATCAGTCTCCTTGACGATGAGCTAATGTCACTGG GTTTGAGTGAGGGGACCCACACCTCCAACCCGGCCTCCCAGCCTGAGGACTCTACCGCCTGGGACTCTTTCCAG TCTTCCGATAGTGTGGATATTACTGATATCCCAGCAGCGCCTCGTGTACTACTGAGTCCAGATCCGCTCCCCTACACCCAGCCTCTTTCTACTGGAGCCACGTCTGGAAGCTCAGCCTTAGATGAGTTGGATCTGCTGGGGAAGACGCTGTTGCAGCAGTCCCTACCTCCAGAGGGCCTGCAGGTCAAATG GGACAAGCAACCGTTCAAACCTACTCTACGAGATCTCCAGAACAAATCTGGAACTAATCCAAGTCCTATCCCGGCCTTCTCCCCTGAGCACCCGGTGGCTCTCCTAGGTGATAGGTTGTTGGACACCTCTCCGGTTCACACAGTCATTCCCCCTATAGAAATTACCCTGACAGATGTTTTTGTGCCGCTTGAGTCCATTAAGCCCA GCAGCCTGTTGCCTGTGACGGTGTTTGATAGCCACAGTTTGCGGGTGCTCTTCCACTTTGCACGTGACTCTCCGCCCTCTCTTGCTGATGTGCTGGTGGTGATCATCTCCATGCTCTCCTCCGCCCCGGTTCCAGTCAGCAACATCCTCTTCCGGGCCTCTGTCCCTGAC ACAATGAGAGTGAAGCTACAGCCCCCATCAGGAACAGAGCTTCCAGCCTTCAACCCAATCCTCCCACCCGCTGCCATCACACAGATCATGCTGCTGGCCAACCCTCACAAG GAGAAGGTGCAGTTGCAATACAAGCTAACCTTCGCGCTAGGAGAGGAAGACCATGATGAAAGAGGAGTTGTAGCACAGTTTCCACCTTCAGACACATGGCAATCTTTAACAGATTGA